A single genomic interval of Rhododendron vialii isolate Sample 1 chromosome 3a, ASM3025357v1 harbors:
- the LOC131319189 gene encoding E3 ubiquitin-protein ligase PUB23-like, translating to MTEIEVPPFFLCPISLEMMKDPVTIPTGITYDRESIEKWLFTDKNKNCPVTKQVLSNPDLTPNHTLRRLIQSWCTLNASNGIERVPTPKPPVNKSQITKLLNDAAKSPQMQTKCLERLRSIASASETNKRCIESSGGVDFLASLVKNNTSTTSLEACDHDGFEFTEPSDEALSILFSLQLSESALKSLAVKNSEFIESLLNVLRVGCDESRAYAVLLLNSILEVEEPTQLGALKPEFFVELVQILHDQISPKASKAALQLLINAGPWGRNRVKAVEAGAVKVLVDLLLDSSEKRACEMLLTALDQLCQCSEGRAELLRHGAGLAVVSKKILRVSKAGSERAVRILLSIAKYSGSSKVVQEMLQLGVVTKLCLVLQVDSGSKAKEKAREILKLHAGVWKNSSCVPISLLSSYPS from the coding sequence ATGACTGAAATCGAAGTCCCTCCGTTTTTCCTCTGCCCCATCTCTCTAGAGATGATGAAAGACCCCGTGACCATCCCAACCGGGATCACATACGACCGAGAAAGCATCGAGAAATGGCTATTCACCGACAAGAACAAGAATTGTCCAGTAACCAAACAGGTCCTCTCCAATCCAGACCTAACCCCGAACCACACCCTCCGCCGCTTGATCCAGTCTTGGTGCACCCTCAACGCATCCAACGGCATCGAACGCGTCCCGACTCCAAAGCCGCCCGTCAACAAGTCCCAAATCACCAAGCTCCTCAACGACGCCGCGAAATCGCCACAAATGCAAACGAAATGCTTGGAGAGGCTCAGATCCATCGCTTCCGCTAGCGAAACAAACAAAAGGTGCATAGAGTCCTCCGGTGGGGTTGACTTCTTAGCTTCTCTTGTCAAGAACAACACTAGTACTACTTCACTAGAAGCATGTGATCATGATGGATTCGAGTTCACAGAACCTAGTGATGAAGCCCTAAGCatactcttctctctccaacTATCCGAATCCGCCCTCAAGTCCCTCGCCGTGAAGAACAGCGAATTCATCGAGTCGTTGCTCAATGTATTGCGAGTCGGATGCGACGAGTCTCGTGCTTATGCCGTGTTATTATTGAACTCGATTCTAGAAGTGGAGGAACCCACGCAACTCGGAGCCTTGAAACCCGAGTTCTTCGTCGAGTTAGTCCAAATCTTGCACGATCAAATCTCTCCCAAGGCCTCCAAAGCGGCACTACAACTGCTAATCAACGCGGGGCCTTGGGGGAGGAACAGGGTGAAAGCAGTGGAAGCGGGCGCGGTGAAAGTACTGGTCGATCTTCTTCTTGATTCTTCTGAGAAGAGGGCTTGCGAGATGCTACTAACGGCGTTGGATCAGCTGTGCCAGTGCTCGGAGGGGAGGGCCGAGCTGTTGAGGCACGGGGCCGGGTTGGCGGTGGTGTCGAAAAAAATACTTAGGGTTTCGAAGGCCGGGAGCGAAAGGGCCGTGAGGATTTTGCTATCGATTGCGAAGTATTCTGGGAGTTCTAAGGTTGTTCAGGAAATGCTGCAGCTTGGGGTGGTGACGAAGCTgtgtttggtgcttcaagtggACAGTGGGAGTAAGGCCAAAGAGAAAGCTAGGGAGATACTTAAGTTGCATGCTGGGGTTTGGAAGAACTCTTCTTGTGTACCAATCAGTCTGCTTTCTTCCTATCcatcttga
- the LOC131319184 gene encoding aluminum-activated malate transporter 8-like, with protein METELQGQEKTGFTIDGRGCVKAVFGKIKATALNLAKKTKEVGQDDPRRIMHSLKVGLALTLVSFFYYVRPLYNGFGSSGMWAVMTVVVVFEFTVGATLSKSMNRGFATLLAGALGIGVNHLGGLVGEKGEPIILGLFVFVLAAASTYMRFFPHVKARYDYGVLIFILTFSLVSISGYRVEQIVELAHQRLSTILLGGAICIIISIFVCPVWAGQDLHNLVATNLDLLSNFLEGFGSEYFGVSRDGNSTMGPKEVKSFINGYKSVLNAKSTEESLANFAWWEPGHGSFLFCHPWKQYLDIGGLTRQCAYHIEALSAYLNSEIQAPLEFQRKIQEPCMKMSLESGKALKELALAIKTFAQPSSVDVHIESSKRAVDELKTVLEAVSRKEDDLLKMIPSLTVSSILADIVKCVEKIDESVHELSRQAQFKNAVVGTVSPDKPQLLRRGIVKPLNDGDGDGEHVIVMVHGTSSKTNQITVV; from the exons ATGGAAACAGAATTACAAGGACAGGAGAAAACCGGGTTCACCATTGATGGGCGTGGTTGTGTTAAGGCCGTGTTTGGCAAGATTAAGGCCACGGCATTGAACTTAGCCAAGAAAACAAAGGAGGTAGGACAAGATGACCCAAGAAGAATCATGCACTCCCTTAAAGTGGGGTTGGCTCTCACATTGGTGTCTTTCTTCTACTACGTTAGGCCTTTGTACAACGGCTTCGGGTCCTCGGGCATGTGGGCTGTCATGACTGTTGTGGTTGTTTTTGAATTCACAGTTG gTGCAACATTATCCAAAAGCATGAACAGAGGTTTTGCCACACTACTAGCTGGTGCTCTAGGCATTGGAGTAAACCATTTAGGAGGCCTCGTTGGAGAGAAAGGAGAACCCATTATTCTTGGCTTATTCGTCTTCGTATTAG CTGCAGCATCTACATATATGAGGTTCTTTCCTCATGTCAAGGCGAGATACGACTACGGGGTGTTGATATTCATATTGACATTCAGTTTAGTATCGATCTCCGGTTACAGAGTTGAACAAATCGTAGAGCTTGCCCATCAAAGACTATCCACCATTTTGCTCGGGGGTGCGATATGTATAATCATCTCCATATTTGTTTGCCCTGTTTGGGCTGGTCAAGATCTTCACAATCTCGTTGCAACCAACCTGGACTTGCTTTCCAACTTCCTTGAAG GTTTTGGAAGTGAATATTTCGGAGTTTCAAGAGATGGAAATAGCACAATGGGGCCCAAGGAAGTTAAGTCATTCATTAACGGCTACAAAAGTGTCCTCAACGCAAAATCCACAGAAGAATCCTTG GCAAACTTTGCATGGTGGGAACCTGGCCATgggagttttcttttttgtcatccATGGAAACAGTACTTGGACATTGGAGGCCTTACTCGACAGTGTGCTTACCATATTGAGGCTCTCAGCGCCTACTTGAATTCTGAGATTCAG GCGCCACTAGAGTTCCAAAGAAAAATTCAAGAGCCTTGCATGAAAATGAGCTTGGAATCCGGAAAGGCTTTGAAAGAACTAGCCTTGGCAATCAAAACTTTTGCACAACCATCTTCTGTCGATGTACATATAGAGAGTTCCAAAAGAGCCGTAGATGAACTCAAAACAGTCCTGGAAGCAGTCTCAAGAAAGGAAGATGACCTCCTCAAAATGATACCATCCCTTACCGTTTCATCGATACTGGCCGATATTGTAAAATGCGTCGAAAAAATTGATGAGTCCGTCCACGAGCTTTCCCGACAAGCACAATTCAAGAATGCTGTCGTAGGGACCGTATCACCGGATAAGCCTCAGTTACTTCGCCGAGGAATCGTAAAACCGCTTAACGACGGTGATGGTGATGGGGAGCATGTTATTGTTATGGTACATGGAACATCATCAAAGACTAACCAAATAACCGTAGTGTAA